The Candidatus Nanosynbacter lyticus genome window below encodes:
- a CDS encoding HAD-IIB family hydrolase, whose translation MKKIIGFDLDDTLAITKSPISDRMADILGRLLENYEMCVITGGTFHQIKKQVIDRLDVRPELLQKFHAMPTCGTRYYRFDAADGEWKVQYANDLSDEQKTQITAVLEEVAREMGIWCDNPAGEIIEDRHSQITMSALGQQATPEDKYAWAEKYKDVRPVYRDKVAAKLPNLEVRIGGTTSTDITLPGIDKAYGIGKLLELNGWSKEEALFFGDKLQEGGNDFPVKQMGVDSIEVKGWEDTAYALEGINAVS comes from the coding sequence ATGAAAAAAATTATCGGGTTTGATTTGGATGACACGCTAGCTATTACCAAGTCACCAATTAGCGATCGTATGGCAGATATCCTTGGTCGGTTGCTTGAAAACTATGAGATGTGTGTCATCACGGGCGGCACATTCCACCAGATTAAAAAGCAAGTGATTGATCGACTTGATGTTCGGCCTGAGCTACTCCAAAAATTCCATGCAATGCCGACATGCGGTACGAGGTATTATCGATTTGACGCTGCTGATGGTGAGTGGAAGGTTCAGTACGCGAACGATCTGTCTGATGAGCAAAAAACTCAGATAACTGCGGTACTGGAAGAGGTTGCCAGGGAGATGGGTATTTGGTGTGATAATCCTGCGGGTGAGATTATCGAGGATCGCCACAGCCAGATTACCATGTCGGCGCTGGGACAACAGGCAACTCCAGAGGATAAATATGCCTGGGCAGAAAAGTATAAAGATGTCCGTCCGGTATATCGTGACAAGGTGGCGGCGAAACTGCCAAATCTCGAAGTTAGGATTGGTGGTACGACCAGTACTGACATTACGCTGCCAGGAATTGATAAAGCCTATGGCATTGGTAAGCTGCTCGAGCTGAACGGCTGGTCAAAGGAAGAGGCACTATTCTTTGGTGACAAGCTACAGGAAGGCGGTAATGATTTTCCAGTTAAGCAAATGGGCGTTGACTCGATTGAGGTGAAGGGCTGGGAAGACACCGCCTACGCGCTGGAAGGCATCAACGCCGTTTCCTAG
- the tyrS gene encoding tyrosine--tRNA ligase: MQLSEELKWRGFWNQATFTDDERIDSGNFTLYLGTDPSADSLHVGHLAVYMMVRHFLERGHKVFLLVGGGTGMIGDMRDTEERSLLSYAEIEHNKRALKAQVSQIFAGRDFTLVDNADWLGNLELIPFLRDIGKNFNMAELTTREFFKARIANGKGLSFAEFTYTLLQGYDFWHLFKHHGVNLQIGGSDQWGNLLSGVELIRKKENAEVYAMTAPLLINKSTGRKFGKSEGGAVWLDETKTSVYKFYQFWLNVDDESAIEYMKIFTMLDRDTIEAIAENHTVNPGARSAQKVLAREVTDIVHGVNRRESVERVTEVLFGGGDFWQLSDDDLDALAQEIPRVDVGVGVIEALVVSGAVSSNGEARRLLKSGAISLNGEKLANDRAINNQSLLKKGKNTFILVAENMEGEE; this comes from the coding sequence ATGCAATTATCAGAGGAGCTAAAGTGGCGCGGGTTTTGGAATCAAGCGACATTCACCGATGATGAGCGTATTGATTCGGGAAATTTTACGCTCTATTTGGGGACAGACCCGTCGGCGGACAGTTTGCATGTCGGGCATCTGGCGGTCTACATGATGGTGCGGCATTTTTTGGAGCGCGGTCACAAGGTGTTTCTGTTGGTTGGTGGCGGTACTGGCATGATTGGTGATATGCGCGACACCGAGGAGCGGAGCCTGCTGTCATATGCGGAAATTGAGCACAACAAGCGAGCATTGAAGGCGCAGGTGTCACAAATTTTTGCGGGACGCGATTTTACCTTGGTGGACAATGCGGACTGGCTGGGCAATCTAGAACTGATTCCGTTTCTCCGCGACATTGGTAAGAATTTCAACATGGCAGAGTTAACGACGCGGGAGTTTTTTAAGGCGCGTATCGCTAATGGCAAAGGTTTAAGTTTTGCAGAGTTTACTTATACCTTGCTGCAGGGCTATGATTTCTGGCACTTGTTCAAGCATCATGGTGTTAATTTGCAAATTGGCGGTTCCGACCAATGGGGTAATTTGCTCTCAGGTGTGGAATTGATCCGCAAAAAAGAAAATGCCGAAGTCTACGCCATGACCGCGCCACTACTCATCAACAAATCAACTGGGCGCAAGTTTGGCAAGTCCGAAGGTGGTGCCGTGTGGCTGGACGAAACTAAAACCAGCGTGTACAAATTCTATCAATTCTGGCTGAACGTTGACGACGAAAGCGCCATTGAGTACATGAAGATTTTCACCATGCTTGATCGCGATACCATTGAAGCTATCGCCGAAAACCACACAGTTAACCCGGGTGCGCGCTCGGCGCAAAAAGTCTTGGCGCGCGAAGTCACCGACATCGTTCACGGCGTCAATCGGCGCGAATCAGTGGAGCGGGTGACTGAAGTGCTGTTTGGCGGCGGCGATTTTTGGCAATTATCAGACGATGACTTGGACGCTTTGGCTCAAGAAATTCCGCGCGTTGATGTCGGCGTCGGCGTGATTGAAGCGTTGGTGGTGTCTGGTGCGGTCAGTTCCAACGGTGAGGCCAGGCGCCTGCTCAAATCTGGTGCCATTAGCCTCAACGGCGAAAAACTGGCTAATGACCGAGCCATCAACAATCAATCTTTGTTGAAAAAAGGTAAAAATACGTTTATTCTAGTTGCAGAAAATATGGAAGGAGAGGAATAA
- a CDS encoding transglycosylase domain-containing protein has protein sequence MNKKPSDKQSDASAKSAPSRPHPKPAKRLSVYANLANKRRLKKDKRSREKAEYLASLPKHPVKRFFYRLHPKRVFRYWFSKRGGLMALKILGVAIVAMIILIGGLFAYFRKDLDKIRPGELAKRVQTTVTKYYDRNGELLWEDKGTDNYKLVVEADKISDYLKKATIAIEDRDFYKHHGISISGLTRAMFSTASGRQVQGGSTLTQQLVKQVFFAEDADKRGLSGIPRKIKEIILAIEVERMYNKDQILALYLNQAPYGGRRNGAESAAQTYFGKSAKDLTLAEAALLASIPQNPSTFNPYNITGRKMLLSRQHTTLDYMLEQGYITEAQTKEAKQYPILDKIKPETEQLAGLKAPHFVLMVRNQLERELGKAVVGRGGLTVKTTLDWKIQEKLETEMKAFFDSGRPGRVSISNGAATVEDVQTGQIVALVGSRDFNYAGFGQDNAATAFIQPGSTIKAFDYAKLFENRGSNQQNYGSGSILSDENIDKIYGAKLNNWDRRFMGSISIRRSLALSRNIPAVKAMYIAGNGSPKPTVDYIHNMGNTNYCQQEEAAGGYGLSAAIGACGTKQTELVNAYGTFARMGVAKPSTNVLEVTNSQGDTLKKWKDESKQATDPQVAYIINDILGDADAARDLHGYGAMNVPGVRTAAKTGTTDKNGHAKDVWIVNYSPALAMGMWLGNSDTSTINTPNSAFGMPVVRNVMSFAHNEVYAKQGKWKPNDWFKRPNGIQQQGKELYPSWWNKKQGETTEKIKFDRVSKKKATNCTPADAIEEIEVTKTIDPLTKKPSYSAPEGYDANAEDDKHKCDDAKPSVSLSLSGSGSSRTITARATNGTFPLTSIDILVDGRSVKSESISGSGGSVSVDIRVSSPGRHTIQAIARDEGYYTASDSGSFSVGSSSSSD, from the coding sequence GTGAACAAGAAACCCTCAGATAAGCAGTCGGACGCCAGCGCAAAATCAGCGCCGTCACGTCCGCATCCAAAGCCGGCAAAACGGCTGAGTGTCTATGCAAACTTGGCGAATAAGCGTCGGCTCAAGAAGGATAAGCGCTCCCGCGAAAAAGCAGAGTATCTGGCGAGTTTACCAAAGCACCCCGTCAAGCGGTTCTTTTACCGCCTCCACCCTAAGCGCGTCTTTCGCTATTGGTTCTCCAAGCGCGGCGGCTTGATGGCGCTAAAAATTCTCGGTGTCGCCATTGTTGCAATGATTATCCTGATCGGCGGCCTGTTTGCCTACTTCCGCAAAGATCTCGACAAGATCCGCCCGGGCGAACTCGCCAAGCGTGTCCAGACAACGGTCACCAAGTATTATGACCGCAATGGCGAGCTCCTGTGGGAAGATAAGGGTACCGATAATTATAAGCTGGTGGTCGAGGCCGACAAGATTAGTGATTACCTCAAGAAAGCGACCATTGCCATTGAGGATCGTGATTTCTATAAGCATCACGGTATCAGTATCAGTGGCCTGACCCGCGCTATGTTTAGTACAGCATCAGGTCGACAAGTTCAGGGTGGCTCGACGTTGACACAACAGCTCGTCAAGCAAGTTTTCTTTGCCGAGGATGCCGACAAACGCGGCCTCAGCGGTATTCCACGCAAAATCAAGGAAATTATCCTGGCAATTGAAGTTGAACGCATGTACAACAAGGATCAGATTCTCGCGCTCTACCTCAACCAAGCGCCATATGGCGGTCGGCGTAACGGCGCAGAGTCGGCCGCTCAGACATACTTTGGTAAATCCGCCAAGGATCTCACCTTGGCTGAAGCAGCCCTGCTGGCTTCAATTCCGCAAAACCCGAGTACATTTAATCCGTACAACATCACTGGGCGCAAGATGCTCCTGTCACGCCAGCATACAACACTAGACTACATGCTGGAACAAGGCTATATCACCGAAGCACAGACCAAAGAGGCCAAGCAGTATCCAATTCTTGACAAGATCAAGCCCGAAACCGAACAGCTAGCTGGCCTCAAGGCACCGCACTTCGTGCTCATGGTGCGCAATCAACTGGAGCGTGAACTTGGTAAGGCAGTCGTTGGCCGCGGTGGACTAACCGTCAAGACGACACTGGACTGGAAGATTCAAGAAAAACTCGAGACAGAGATGAAAGCTTTCTTCGACTCAGGTCGCCCGGGCCGCGTGAGCATCAGTAACGGTGCAGCAACCGTTGAAGATGTACAGACTGGACAGATTGTCGCCCTCGTTGGTAGTCGTGATTTCAATTATGCTGGCTTTGGGCAGGATAATGCCGCTACCGCCTTTATCCAGCCGGGTTCAACTATCAAGGCTTTCGACTACGCCAAACTGTTTGAGAATCGCGGCAGTAATCAGCAAAATTATGGTTCGGGCTCAATCCTCAGCGACGAGAACATTGACAAGATTTATGGCGCCAAGCTGAACAACTGGGATCGACGATTTATGGGAAGTATTTCTATTCGCCGCTCGCTAGCGCTTTCCCGTAATATCCCAGCAGTCAAGGCGATGTATATCGCAGGCAACGGCTCGCCAAAACCAACTGTTGACTATATTCACAACATGGGTAATACCAATTATTGCCAGCAAGAAGAAGCGGCCGGCGGCTACGGACTGTCAGCAGCCATTGGCGCCTGCGGTACGAAGCAGACCGAATTGGTGAATGCTTACGGCACCTTTGCTCGCATGGGCGTCGCCAAGCCAAGCACCAACGTCCTCGAGGTAACCAACAGCCAGGGCGATACGTTAAAGAAATGGAAAGACGAGAGCAAACAGGCAACCGACCCGCAAGTCGCCTACATCATCAATGACATCTTGGGTGACGCGGACGCGGCGCGCGACCTGCACGGTTATGGCGCGATGAATGTACCCGGCGTTAGAACCGCCGCCAAGACCGGTACTACCGACAAAAACGGCCACGCCAAGGATGTCTGGATCGTCAATTATAGTCCGGCACTAGCCATGGGTATGTGGCTCGGTAATTCCGACACCAGCACCATCAACACCCCGAACTCGGCCTTTGGTATGCCGGTGGTGCGTAACGTCATGTCATTTGCTCACAACGAAGTCTATGCCAAACAGGGCAAATGGAAGCCAAATGATTGGTTCAAGCGGCCAAATGGTATCCAGCAGCAAGGCAAAGAGCTCTATCCATCGTGGTGGAATAAAAAACAGGGCGAGACTACTGAAAAGATTAAGTTTGACCGTGTCTCCAAGAAAAAGGCGACAAATTGTACGCCAGCTGACGCCATTGAGGAAATTGAGGTCACCAAGACCATCGACCCTCTCACCAAGAAACCATCATACTCAGCGCCTGAAGGTTACGACGCCAACGCTGAGGACGATAAGCACAAATGTGACGACGCTAAGCCAAGTGTTAGCCTATCGCTTTCTGGCTCTGGCTCCAGCCGCACCATCACCGCCCGCGCCACCAACGGCACATTCCCGCTCACCTCAATTGACATCCTCGTTGATGGTCGCAGCGTCAAAAGCGAGTCGATCTCCGGTAGTGGCGGCAGTGTTTCGGTCGATATCAGGGTCAGTAGCCCAGGTCGGCACACCATTCAGGCAATCGCCCGCGACGAAGGCTACTATACTGCATCAGACAGCGGTAGCTTCTCGGTAGGCAGCAGCTCAAGCTCCGACTAA
- a CDS encoding PIN/TRAM domain-containing protein, producing the protein MEKTIELIIIIMLLAIMAEIYLLVKPRRHTGSGTQLPILVDTSVLMDGRVVDLAKTGFLLGQIIVPRSVLIELQLLADGADHAKRERARFGMDAMKELKDVLGGSFTLLDDATRIPEGVDNRLLQLAKEMNAAILTLDYNLNKVAQVEGIQILNINELAKSLRMSYLPGDELVLELTQKGQDSHQAVGYLHDGTMVVVEQAKKFLGQKKRIEIIRSLQTDAGKMMFAKVCAEPKEAKEAAQQSPAQAAPKQPKQRSTGRRPQTSKAAKPDAPRAAAQSHRSARSKTQSQREADLIRMVNEQ; encoded by the coding sequence ATGGAAAAAACAATTGAACTTATCATCATTATCATGCTGCTGGCCATCATGGCGGAGATATATCTATTAGTCAAGCCGCGGCGGCACACAGGCAGCGGCACGCAGCTGCCGATTCTGGTTGATACCTCGGTACTGATGGACGGCCGGGTGGTTGATTTGGCAAAGACCGGGTTCCTATTGGGGCAGATTATTGTGCCGCGCAGTGTGCTAATAGAACTGCAGCTGTTGGCTGACGGCGCTGATCACGCCAAGCGCGAACGTGCCCGCTTTGGTATGGATGCCATGAAGGAACTAAAAGATGTGTTGGGCGGCTCATTTACGCTGCTTGACGATGCGACGCGCATCCCTGAGGGTGTTGATAACCGCCTGTTGCAACTCGCCAAGGAAATGAATGCTGCCATTTTGACGCTGGATTACAACCTGAACAAGGTGGCGCAAGTCGAAGGCATTCAGATTCTCAATATCAATGAGCTGGCCAAGAGCTTGCGGATGAGCTATCTGCCTGGTGATGAGCTGGTGCTTGAATTGACACAAAAAGGTCAGGATTCTCATCAGGCCGTCGGCTACTTGCATGACGGCACCATGGTGGTGGTTGAGCAAGCCAAAAAGTTCCTGGGTCAGAAGAAGCGCATTGAAATTATTCGTAGCCTACAGACCGATGCTGGCAAGATGATGTTTGCGAAAGTTTGCGCTGAGCCAAAAGAAGCAAAAGAAGCGGCGCAACAGTCACCAGCTCAAGCTGCCCCCAAACAACCCAAGCAGCGCTCCACCGGTCGTCGGCCGCAAACCAGCAAGGCAGCGAAACCTGATGCCCCACGCGCCGCAGCTCAAAGTCACCGTTCGGCTCGCTCCAAGACCCAGTCGCAGCGCGAGGCTGACTTGATCCGGATGGTTAACGAGCAATAG
- the radA gene encoding DNA repair protein RadA: MARAKSQFICQQCGASYPKWVGKCDNCGEWNSLVEQLPVDTGASAVARSSGKGKALTTLKLSETATEAKQARLATGIADLDAVLGGGFLPGGVVLVAGQPGIGKSTLLAQVAAFIARQQPVLYVSGEESVSQVKLRAERLGAVDSESLRLASSNSAEDIAASIQTGQYNLVIVDSIQTLSLAEIASAPGSVSQITNSSNVIIRAAKASNTAVILVGHVTKEGSIAGPKVLEHLVDVVLNFEGDRYGGFRVVRAQKNRYGSTNEAAIFEMHEDGLRIVANPSASLLAERQNLDGSIVLATMEGARPLLVEIQALVNPTNFGYPKRAASGFDLNRLNLLVAVLEKRTKLNLSDKDIYINVVGGLKLSDPAADLAVAMAIASASAGRKLSDEAVVFGEVGLGGEVRSAQGWHARVKEAKKLGFTYAIAPKTHKDAFVRGVGDLRQALIDYLQ; encoded by the coding sequence ATGGCGCGAGCAAAGTCACAATTTATCTGCCAGCAGTGCGGCGCCAGTTATCCGAAGTGGGTTGGTAAGTGTGACAATTGTGGCGAGTGGAATTCACTGGTTGAGCAACTACCGGTTGACACCGGCGCGTCGGCGGTAGCTCGCAGCAGCGGTAAAGGTAAGGCGCTCACCACGCTCAAGCTCAGCGAAACGGCCACCGAGGCCAAGCAAGCACGGCTGGCAACCGGCATCGCCGACCTTGACGCGGTGCTCGGCGGCGGCTTTTTGCCAGGCGGCGTGGTGCTGGTGGCGGGGCAGCCGGGGATTGGTAAAAGTACCCTGTTAGCACAAGTCGCGGCCTTTATTGCTCGGCAGCAACCGGTACTATATGTCAGTGGCGAGGAGTCGGTGTCGCAGGTCAAATTGCGGGCTGAGCGGTTGGGTGCGGTTGATTCAGAGAGCCTGCGGCTGGCGTCTAGTAACAGCGCCGAGGACATCGCCGCCTCCATTCAGACTGGCCAGTACAATCTGGTGATCGTCGATTCCATACAAACATTGTCGCTGGCAGAAATTGCCTCAGCGCCAGGTTCGGTCAGCCAAATCACTAATTCATCCAACGTCATCATTCGCGCCGCCAAGGCCTCGAACACCGCGGTAATTTTGGTCGGTCACGTCACCAAGGAAGGCTCGATTGCTGGGCCGAAAGTCCTGGAACATTTGGTTGACGTGGTGCTGAATTTTGAGGGCGATCGCTACGGAGGCTTCCGGGTAGTGCGAGCGCAGAAAAATCGCTATGGCTCGACCAATGAGGCGGCAATTTTTGAAATGCATGAGGATGGCTTACGGATTGTGGCTAATCCATCGGCTAGCTTACTGGCGGAGCGGCAAAACCTCGACGGCTCCATCGTCCTAGCCACCATGGAAGGGGCGCGGCCGCTACTGGTGGAAATTCAGGCGCTGGTCAATCCGACGAACTTTGGCTATCCCAAGCGCGCGGCCAGTGGCTTTGATCTCAACCGCTTGAACTTGTTGGTGGCGGTGCTGGAAAAGCGCACCAAGCTCAATCTCTCCGACAAAGATATTTACATCAATGTGGTTGGCGGCTTGAAACTGAGCGATCCAGCGGCGGACTTGGCAGTCGCCATGGCCATCGCCTCAGCCTCAGCTGGCCGCAAGCTTAGTGATGAAGCGGTGGTGTTTGGCGAAGTCGGTTTGGGCGGCGAAGTGCGCTCCGCTCAAGGCTGGCACGCCCGTGTCAAAGAGGCTAAAAAGCTTGGTTTTACCTATGCCATCGCGCCAAAAACCCACAAAGACGCATTTGTGCGCGGCGTCGGCGATCTACGCCAGGCACTGATTGACTATTTACAATAA